The following proteins are encoded in a genomic region of Amphiura filiformis chromosome 11, Afil_fr2py, whole genome shotgun sequence:
- the LOC140164052 gene encoding uncharacterized protein: MDILAPSVHLEGFLQLRSAGPVKSMKKKWFVLRDQEFKVYNNPNDAISRNACQDMIYIHDIQGVRKLASGSSSKCGIEIVSRFRKYTLVAANTRDQDKWVKAFHDAMRNVHMRSLSSPIPVAYNVDREDQQHHQRPHSPSTPPEVRKYRVSAAECMGTSSSQKKRLFSDSWIGKKLTRKSASVDDELLDPNRNSRHSSSGQSVVSDDRDHIYDVVTEFKTITEDINQMVSEDNQVVSSEDNQMVMEQNNGSDDDVFENDAQQENGVQPENGVQRENGVQLENGVQQENVQRENGVQRENVVQQENCVQKEERLELAGDELYDSVPRDNESTIEVVVKDTTKENNNAEMNITSSQKVESVEVDESTAEAFEDPTYIEELRVDDGVEELRKMIRDSGLDFDDVEDDYERIEGVGDDDETPAMAKLREMLGTM; this comes from the exons AGTATGAAGAAGAAATGGTTTGTTCTCCGTGATCAAGAATTCAAGGTGTACAACAACCCCAACGATGCAATATCT AGAAATGCCTGCCAGGATATGATCTACATCCATGACATTCAGGGAGTACGTAAACTAGCATCAGGATCATCTAGTAAATGTGGCATCGAAATTGTCAGCAGATTCAGAAAATACACACTT GTAGCAGCTAACACAAGAGACCAAGATAAATGGGTCAAAGCATTCCATGATGCCATGAGGAATGTACATATGCGATCCTTATCATCACCAATACCGGTAGCATACAATGTAGACAGGGAAGATCAACAACATCACCAAAGGCCGCATAGTCCATCAACACCACCGGAAGT GAGGAAATATAGAGTTTCTGCCGCAGAATGCATGGGTACATCATCAAGCCAGAAAAAACGTCTATTCTCGGACAGTTGGATAGGCAAAAAACTCACCAGAAAATCTGCATCAGTAGACGATGAACTTCTAGATCCAAATCGGAACAGCAGGCACTCGTCATCAGGCCAATCAGTAGTATCCGATGATAGAGATCACATCTATGATGTGGTGACAGAGTTCAAGACAATTACTGAAGATATTAACCAGATGGTTTCTGAAGATAATCAGGTGGTATCCTCGGAAGATAATCAGATGGTTATGGAACAGAACAATGGTAGTGATGACGATGTGTTTGAAAATGATGCACAGCAGGAAAATGGTGTACAGCCGGAAAATGGTGTACAGCGGGAAAATGGTGTACAACTGGAAAATGGTGTACAGCAGGAAAATGTGCAGCGGGAAAATGGTGTACAGCGAGAAAATGTTGTACAGCAGGAAAATTGCGTACAGAAGGAGGAGCGATTAGAGCTGGCTGGAGATGAGTTGTATGACTCTGTTCCACGAGACAATGAGAGTACCATTGAGGTGGTTGTCAAGGATACCACCAAGGAAAACAACAATGCAGAAATGAACATTACATCATCACAGAAAGTTGAGTCTGTAGAAGTCGATGAGAGTACAGCAGAGGCTTTTGAAGATCCCACGTATATAGAAGAGTTGAGGGTGGATGATGGCGTGGAGGAGTTACGAAAGATGATACGAGATTCTGGACTTGATTTTGATGATGTTGAAGATGATTATGAGAGGATAGAAGGTGTCGGGGATGATGATGAGACACCTGCAATGGCAAAGTTAAGAGAGATGTTGGGTACAATGTAA